The following proteins are encoded in a genomic region of Pseudodesulfovibrio mercurii:
- a CDS encoding phenylacetate--CoA ligase family protein yields MYYDPVETMDRAALEALQVKRLKETIEIARRSPFYAERLKGFDPAEITSPADVTKLPFTTKDDLRNQYPHGLLARPLEDFVRLHASSGTTGSPVAIFYTQKDLDTWADLMARSMYCCGCRRSDVLQNTSGYGLFTGGLGIHYGSERLGMLTIPAGAGNTKRQIKMICDHQVTVLHIIPSFALYFAQKVREAGYDPKDMPWRIALIGAEPHTEQARAKIEELMHIKAYNSYGLSEMNGPGVAFECQYQKGMHLWEDAYIPEIINPETGEHVAEGEVGELVMTTLTREGMPIIRYRTRDLTRFLPGHCECGRTHRRIDRITGRADDMMILKGVNIYPMQIEQCLMAMPEVGQNYLIELIREGVSDQMRVKVEIKDEYFVEDMRALQGLQKRIAKNLCSEILVTPRVELCQSDSIPKAEGKAVRVVDLRGKE; encoded by the coding sequence ATGTACTACGATCCGGTAGAAACCATGGACCGCGCCGCCCTGGAAGCGCTCCAGGTCAAACGCCTCAAAGAGACCATCGAAATCGCCAGGCGCTCGCCCTTCTACGCCGAGCGCCTCAAGGGCTTCGACCCGGCCGAGATCACCAGCCCGGCCGACGTGACCAAGCTGCCCTTCACCACCAAGGACGACCTGCGCAACCAGTATCCGCACGGCCTGCTGGCCCGGCCTCTGGAGGACTTCGTCCGGCTGCACGCATCGAGCGGCACCACCGGCTCGCCCGTGGCCATCTTCTACACCCAGAAGGACCTGGACACCTGGGCCGACCTCATGGCCCGGTCCATGTACTGCTGCGGCTGCCGTCGGTCCGACGTGCTTCAGAACACCTCCGGCTACGGCCTGTTCACCGGGGGCTTGGGCATCCACTACGGCTCCGAGCGGCTGGGCATGCTGACCATCCCGGCGGGCGCGGGCAACACCAAGCGCCAGATCAAGATGATCTGCGACCATCAGGTCACCGTCCTGCACATCATCCCCTCCTTCGCCCTGTATTTCGCCCAGAAGGTCCGCGAAGCCGGCTATGACCCCAAGGACATGCCCTGGCGCATCGCGCTCATCGGGGCCGAGCCCCACACCGAACAGGCGAGGGCCAAGATCGAGGAGCTGATGCACATCAAGGCGTACAACTCCTACGGACTTTCCGAGATGAACGGTCCGGGCGTGGCCTTCGAATGTCAGTACCAGAAGGGCATGCACCTGTGGGAGGACGCCTACATCCCGGAGATCATCAACCCCGAGACCGGGGAGCACGTGGCCGAGGGCGAGGTGGGCGAGCTGGTCATGACCACCCTGACCCGCGAGGGCATGCCGATCATCCGCTACCGGACCCGCGACCTGACCCGCTTCCTGCCGGGGCACTGCGAATGCGGCCGGACCCACAGGCGCATCGACCGCATCACCGGCCGGGCCGACGACATGATGATCCTGAAGGGCGTGAACATCTACCCCATGCAGATCGAGCAGTGCCTCATGGCCATGCCCGAGGTGGGCCAGAACTACCTCATCGAGCTCATCCGCGAGGGCGTGTCCGACCAGATGCGCGTCAAGGTGGAGATCAAGGACGAATACTTCGTGGAGGACATGCGCGCCCTGCAGGGATTGCAAAAGCGCATCGCCAAGAACCTCTGCTCCGAGATACTGGTCACGCCCCGCGTGGAGCTGTGCCAGTCCGACTCCATCCCCAAGGCCGAGGGCAAGGCCGTGCGCGTGGTGGACCTGCGCGGCAAGGAATAG
- a CDS encoding TlyA family RNA methyltransferase gives MKKERADQLLASQGLAESREKAKRLIMAGKVHYMDRGQKTPVTKPGQQFSPDTEFVVPDDDRFVSRGAYKLLTAIEEFDLDFAGKVALDAGASTGGFTDCLLQFGATRVYAVDVGYGQLHEKLRQDGRVVNLERTNVRHAEPDLIPEPVDVITADVSFISLTKILPACLQFLRPGGELVVLVKPQFEVGPGQTDKGVVRDERLRQSAVDTVLDFCRDELGLTVLGVVPSNILGPKGNQEYMAYMRRPE, from the coding sequence ATGAAAAAGGAACGGGCGGACCAGTTGCTGGCCTCCCAGGGCCTTGCCGAGAGCCGGGAAAAGGCCAAGCGGCTGATCATGGCGGGCAAGGTCCACTACATGGATCGCGGCCAGAAGACGCCGGTGACCAAGCCGGGCCAGCAGTTCTCGCCGGACACGGAGTTTGTGGTCCCGGACGACGACCGTTTCGTGTCGCGCGGGGCCTACAAGCTGCTCACGGCCATCGAGGAATTCGACCTGGATTTCGCGGGCAAGGTCGCGCTGGACGCGGGCGCGTCCACGGGCGGTTTCACGGACTGCCTGCTCCAGTTTGGTGCGACGCGGGTCTACGCCGTGGACGTGGGCTACGGCCAGCTGCACGAGAAGCTCCGCCAGGACGGCCGGGTGGTCAACCTGGAACGGACCAACGTGCGCCACGCCGAACCCGACCTCATCCCCGAGCCCGTGGACGTCATCACGGCCGACGTGTCCTTCATCTCCCTGACCAAGATCCTGCCCGCCTGCCTGCAGTTCCTGCGGCCCGGCGGCGAGCTGGTGGTCCTGGTCAAGCCGCAGTTCGAGGTGGGACCGGGCCAGACCGACAAGGGCGTGGTCCGGGATGAAAGGTTGCGTCAGTCGGCCGTGGACACGGTCCTCGACTTCTGCCGGGACGAGCTGGGACTGACGGTCCTGGGCGTGGTCCCGTCCAATATCCTGGGGCCCAAGGGCAACCAGGAATACATGGCCTACATGCGTCGGCCGGAATAA
- a CDS encoding carboxymuconolactone decarboxylase family protein, which produces MIEKQTELLAANEANAKTFKRLMPEVAEPYNALNREVYRDGAVSGKHKRLMALASALCIGCRACVLFQCRMALDLGATVDEILETCAVTLALRGTTGMGETERVVGYLRELGLIEE; this is translated from the coding sequence ATGATCGAGAAGCAGACGGAGTTGCTGGCCGCCAACGAGGCCAACGCCAAGACCTTCAAGCGGCTTATGCCCGAGGTGGCCGAGCCCTACAATGCGTTGAATCGGGAGGTCTACAGGGACGGCGCGGTCAGCGGCAAGCACAAGCGGCTCATGGCCCTGGCCTCGGCCCTGTGCATCGGCTGCCGGGCGTGCGTCCTGTTCCAGTGCCGGATGGCCCTGGACTTGGGCGCCACGGTGGACGAGATTCTGGAGACCTGCGCCGTGACCCTGGCCCTGCGCGGGACCACGGGCATGGGCGAGACCGAGCGCGTGGTGGGCTACCTGCGCGAACTCGGGCTGATCGAGGAATAG
- a CDS encoding patatin-like phospholipase family protein, protein MKKKRTISLVLGSGGARGLAHIGVIHWLEEHGCEIKSISGCSMGALVGGIHAIGKLDEYERWARGITKRDMLALLDVSFGMDGLIKGDRLIDTLRNLVGEERIEDLKISFTAVAANISRRKEVWIRTGPIFDAIKASIALPIFFKPVVVDGEDIIDGGILNPVPIAPTFSDLTDFTIAVNLCAPPVKGAEITAEKHAGEEEGAGVSHAVADFLGTMTDKIVMKRKENRAYDILYKSFDAMQGSIARQKIAAYPPDAVLSIPINLCSMMDFDKAGPIIEHGYDLAARELPGVFAAR, encoded by the coding sequence GTGAAGAAGAAGAGAACCATCTCCCTGGTGCTGGGCAGCGGCGGGGCGCGCGGCCTGGCCCACATCGGCGTCATCCACTGGCTCGAGGAGCACGGCTGCGAGATCAAGTCCATCTCGGGCTGCTCCATGGGCGCGCTGGTGGGCGGCATCCACGCCATCGGCAAGCTCGACGAGTACGAGCGCTGGGCGCGCGGCATCACCAAGCGGGACATGCTCGCCCTGCTGGACGTTTCCTTCGGCATGGACGGGCTGATCAAGGGCGACCGGCTCATCGACACCCTGCGCAACCTGGTGGGCGAGGAGCGCATCGAGGACCTGAAGATCAGCTTCACGGCCGTGGCCGCGAACATCTCCCGGCGCAAGGAGGTCTGGATCCGCACGGGTCCCATCTTCGACGCCATCAAGGCGTCCATCGCCCTGCCGATCTTCTTCAAGCCCGTGGTGGTGGACGGCGAGGACATCATCGACGGCGGCATCCTCAACCCCGTGCCCATCGCCCCGACCTTCAGCGACCTGACCGACTTCACCATCGCCGTGAACCTCTGCGCGCCCCCGGTCAAGGGGGCCGAGATCACGGCGGAGAAGCACGCCGGGGAGGAGGAAGGCGCGGGGGTATCGCACGCCGTGGCCGACTTCCTCGGGACCATGACCGACAAGATCGTCATGAAGCGCAAGGAGAACCGTGCCTACGACATCCTTTACAAGTCCTTCGACGCCATGCAGGGCTCCATCGCCCGGCAGAAGATCGCGGCCTATCCGCCGGACGCGGTCCTGAGCATCCCCATCAACCTATGCAGCATGATGGACTTCGACAAGGCCGGGCCGATCATCGAGCACGGCTACGACCTGGCCGCCCGCGAGCTGCCGGGGGTCTTCGCCGCGCGCTAG
- the thrC gene encoding threonine synthase, with protein sequence MTADLFPSYRGHMEYFCLGCGKRFPTDELYYTCPDCGGVFLLDNLKFDELKKTSGKEWRAIFDARAASKKTALRGIFRFYELMAPVLEEEDIVYLGEGNTPLVASSPALNAATGLTTAYKNDGQNPSASFKDRGMACGFSYLRSLIRRHGWDQILTVCASTGDTSAAAALYASYAGGAIKSVVILPYGKVTPAQLAQPLGSGAVVLEVPGVFDDCMKVVEHLADNYRVALLNSKNAWRILGQESYAFECAQWFDWDMKGKCIFVPIGNAGNITAIMAGFLKLYDLGIIEELPRIFGVQSHHADPVYRYYAVDDPKEREYHPMKVSASVAQAAMIGNPVSFPRVKYFAEKFEAVGGKRAFQVLQVTEQQIMDSMIQANRNGHIACTQGGESFAGAKRALELGLVTKDELCILDSTAHQLKFVDFQNMYFDNAFPPEFGVKPDMALANKPQLIISPEEKDSLSEAEYTRRTADNVVARLGLEKK encoded by the coding sequence ATGACTGCCGACCTTTTTCCCTCCTATCGCGGACACATGGAATACTTCTGCCTGGGCTGCGGCAAGCGATTCCCCACGGATGAGCTGTACTACACCTGCCCGGACTGCGGTGGCGTGTTCCTGCTCGACAACCTGAAGTTCGACGAGTTGAAGAAGACCTCCGGCAAGGAATGGCGGGCCATCTTCGACGCCCGCGCGGCCTCCAAGAAGACCGCCCTGCGCGGCATCTTCCGCTTCTACGAGCTGATGGCCCCGGTGCTGGAGGAGGAGGACATCGTCTACCTCGGCGAGGGCAACACCCCGCTGGTGGCCTCGAGCCCGGCCCTCAACGCGGCCACGGGCCTGACCACGGCCTACAAGAACGACGGCCAGAACCCGTCGGCCTCGTTCAAGGACCGGGGCATGGCCTGCGGCTTCTCCTATCTGCGCTCGCTCATCCGCCGCCATGGCTGGGACCAGATTTTGACGGTCTGCGCCTCCACCGGCGACACCTCGGCCGCGGCGGCGCTCTATGCCTCCTACGCGGGCGGGGCGATCAAGTCCGTGGTCATCCTGCCCTACGGCAAGGTCACTCCGGCCCAGCTGGCCCAGCCGCTCGGCTCCGGGGCCGTGGTCCTGGAAGTGCCCGGCGTGTTCGACGACTGCATGAAGGTGGTCGAGCACCTGGCCGACAACTACCGCGTGGCCCTGCTCAACTCCAAGAACGCCTGGCGCATCCTGGGCCAGGAGTCCTACGCCTTCGAGTGCGCCCAGTGGTTCGACTGGGACATGAAGGGCAAGTGCATCTTCGTGCCCATCGGCAACGCGGGCAACATCACCGCCATCATGGCCGGTTTCCTCAAGCTCTACGACCTCGGCATCATCGAGGAGCTGCCGCGCATCTTTGGCGTGCAGTCCCACCACGCGGACCCGGTCTACCGCTACTACGCGGTGGACGACCCCAAGGAACGCGAGTACCACCCCATGAAGGTCAGCGCCTCCGTGGCCCAGGCGGCCATGATCGGCAACCCGGTGTCCTTCCCGCGCGTCAAGTATTTCGCCGAGAAGTTCGAGGCCGTGGGCGGTAAACGCGCCTTCCAGGTCCTCCAGGTGACCGAACAGCAGATCATGGACTCCATGATCCAGGCCAACCGCAACGGGCACATCGCCTGCACCCAGGGCGGCGAGTCCTTTGCCGGGGCCAAGCGGGCCCTGGAGCTCGGCCTGGTCACCAAGGACGAGCTGTGCATCCTCGACTCCACGGCCCATCAGCTCAAGTTTGTGGATTTCCAGAACATGTATTTCGACAACGCCTTCCCGCCCGAGTTCGGGGTCAAGCCGGACATGGCGCTCGCCAACAAGCCGCAGCTGATCATCTCGCCCGAGGAGAAGGACAGCCTGTCCGAGGCGGAATACACCCGCCGGACCGCGGACAACGTGGTCGCCCGTCTCGGGCTGGAAAAAAAGTAG
- the rplI gene encoding 50S ribosomal protein L9 — MKLILRADVDSLGRLGDIVTVKPGYGRNYLIPQGLAKPATTANLKAFELERRKLQEQADSLRAQAQGLAERIAASPIEIEVRVGDGDKLYGSVTTSNIGDAMEAAGIEIDRRKIILPEPIRSLGEYEIEIRLHPDVHGELKLSVVRHGGAVVEEETEVTEEVAEAVEESAENADAETAEA, encoded by the coding sequence ATGAAACTTATTTTACGCGCTGACGTCGACTCTCTGGGTCGGCTCGGAGACATCGTTACCGTGAAGCCCGGCTACGGCCGCAACTACCTGATCCCCCAGGGTCTGGCCAAGCCTGCGACCACCGCCAACCTGAAGGCCTTCGAACTGGAGCGCCGCAAACTGCAGGAGCAGGCCGATTCCCTGCGCGCCCAGGCCCAGGGCCTGGCCGAGCGCATCGCCGCCTCTCCCATCGAGATCGAGGTGCGTGTCGGCGACGGCGACAAGCTGTACGGCTCCGTGACCACCTCCAACATCGGTGACGCCATGGAAGCCGCCGGCATCGAAATCGACCGCCGCAAGATCATCCTGCCCGAGCCCATCCGCTCGCTCGGCGAGTACGAGATCGAGATCCGCCTGCACCCGGACGTCCACGGCGAGCTGAAGCTCTCCGTCGTCCGCCACGGCGGCGCCGTTGTCGAGGAAGAGACCGAAGTAACCGAAGAAGTGGCCGAGGCCGTCGAGGAATCCGCAGAGAATGCCGACGCCGAAACCGCAGAGGCCTAA
- a CDS encoding DUF456 domain-containing protein: MEYVWAVLLILGLLLSQVLQLFSMPANWVALGLTALWKYVYPESMTWNFVLVLGVAAAAGEALEFGLQAWGAGRYGASVRGNVGGIIGAIAGAIFGAPFFLGLGALLGALGGAWLGCLVAEMPGRTRPEALRAAKGAFVGKALGFTVKTAIGATMVILAIPRVWP, translated from the coding sequence ATGGAATACGTCTGGGCCGTCCTGCTCATCCTGGGGCTGCTGCTCTCGCAGGTACTCCAGCTCTTCAGCATGCCCGCCAACTGGGTGGCCCTGGGGCTGACGGCGCTGTGGAAATACGTCTACCCCGAGTCCATGACCTGGAACTTCGTCCTCGTCCTGGGCGTGGCCGCCGCCGCGGGCGAGGCACTGGAATTCGGCCTCCAGGCCTGGGGCGCGGGCCGCTACGGCGCGTCCGTGCGCGGCAACGTGGGCGGCATCATCGGGGCCATCGCCGGGGCCATCTTCGGCGCGCCCTTCTTCCTCGGTCTGGGCGCCCTGCTCGGGGCCCTGGGCGGGGCCTGGCTCGGCTGTCTCGTGGCCGAGATGCCCGGCCGGACCCGGCCCGAGGCGCTGCGCGCGGCCAAGGGCGCCTTCGTAGGCAAGGCGCTCGGCTTCACGGTCAAGACGGCCATCGGCGCGACCATGGTCATCCTGGCCATCCCGCGCGTCTGGCCGTAG
- the dnaB gene encoding replicative DNA helicase, with protein sequence MPTPKPQRPNSGQYADNPEEALDRASSDILRKVPPHSFEAEQAVLGGVFQSDTMFHQLVDIISPDDFYSPVHRDIFKSFIQLYDAHQPIDVVTTANQLAQNGTLDTVGGPVYLAELSDSVVSASNALHHAQIVRDKAILRDLIDISSGIISNCFSSRDVGEVLDESEKEIFRIAQSKEMRGMLSSGQLVPKVFDELTARFNNKSVVTGIQTHYHEFDNMTAGLQNSDLIIIAGRPSMGKTAFALNVALRAAARSECPTAIFSLEMSMEQLMTRLLAVQSKVELSNLRTGYLDDSDWNKLYEGADVLSKAPIFIDDTPALSTLELQARCRRLKAEHNLGLVVVDYLQLMRSSARPDSREQEISDISRHLKALAKELNVPVIALSQLNRKVEERTDKRPMMADLRESGAIEQDADIIIFLYRDAAYNKSEDNPLKNHAEVIIGKQRNGPTGRCELFFKKEYTLFENMDATAYPSELPQGFHQDAD encoded by the coding sequence ATGCCGACGCCGAAACCGCAGAGGCCTAATTCAGGCCAGTACGCCGATAATCCGGAAGAGGCCCTGGACAGGGCCTCTTCCGATATCCTACGCAAAGTCCCTCCGCATTCCTTCGAGGCCGAGCAGGCCGTGCTCGGCGGCGTGTTCCAGTCGGACACCATGTTCCACCAACTGGTGGACATCATCAGCCCGGACGATTTCTATTCCCCTGTCCATCGGGACATCTTCAAGTCGTTCATCCAGCTCTACGACGCCCACCAGCCCATCGACGTGGTCACCACGGCCAACCAGCTGGCCCAGAACGGCACCCTGGACACCGTGGGCGGGCCGGTCTATCTGGCCGAACTGTCCGACTCCGTGGTCAGCGCGTCCAACGCCCTGCACCACGCCCAGATCGTCCGCGACAAGGCCATCCTGCGCGACCTGATCGACATTTCCAGCGGGATCATCTCCAACTGCTTTTCCTCGCGCGACGTGGGAGAGGTCCTGGACGAGTCCGAAAAGGAGATCTTCCGCATCGCCCAGTCCAAGGAGATGCGCGGCATGCTGTCCAGCGGACAGCTGGTGCCCAAGGTCTTCGACGAGCTGACCGCCCGCTTCAACAACAAGTCCGTGGTCACGGGCATCCAGACCCACTATCACGAATTCGACAACATGACGGCCGGGTTGCAGAACTCGGACCTGATCATCATCGCGGGCCGCCCGTCCATGGGCAAGACCGCCTTCGCCCTGAACGTGGCCCTGCGCGCCGCGGCCCGGTCCGAGTGTCCCACGGCCATCTTCTCGCTGGAGATGTCCATGGAGCAGCTCATGACCCGTCTGCTGGCCGTGCAGTCCAAGGTGGAGCTGTCCAACCTGCGCACCGGCTACCTGGACGACTCGGACTGGAACAAGCTCTACGAGGGCGCGGACGTGCTCAGCAAGGCGCCCATCTTCATCGACGACACCCCGGCCCTGTCCACCCTGGAACTCCAGGCACGCTGCCGCCGCCTCAAGGCCGAACACAACCTCGGGCTGGTGGTCGTGGACTACCTCCAGCTCATGCGCTCCAGCGCCCGGCCCGACTCCCGCGAGCAGGAGATTTCGGACATCTCCCGCCACCTCAAGGCGTTGGCCAAGGAACTGAACGTGCCGGTCATCGCCCTGTCTCAGCTCAACCGCAAGGTTGAGGAGCGCACGGACAAGCGGCCCATGATGGCCGATCTGCGTGAATCCGGGGCCATTGAGCAGGACGCGGACATCATCATTTTTCTCTATCGCGACGCCGCCTACAACAAGAGCGAGGACAACCCGCTCAAGAACCATGCGGAAGTCATCATCGGCAAGCAGCGCAACGGTCCCACCGGGCGGTGCGAGCTCTTTTTCAAGAAGGAATACACCCTGTTCGAGAACATGGACGCCACGGCATATCCCTCGGAACTGCCCCAGGGATTCCACCAGGACGCCGACTAA